Genomic segment of Arachis hypogaea cultivar Tifrunner chromosome 16, arahy.Tifrunner.gnm2.J5K5, whole genome shotgun sequence:
NNNNNNNNNNNNNNNNNNNNNNNNNNNNNNNNNNNNNNNNNNNNNNNNNNNNNNNNNNNNNNNNNNNNNNNNNNNNNNNNNNNNNNNNNNNNNNNNNNNNNNNNNNNNNNNNNNNNNNNNNNNNNNNNNNNNNNNNNNNNNNNNNNNNNNNNNNNNNNNNNNNNNNNNNNNNNNNNNNNNNNNNNNNNNNNNNNNNNNNNNNNNNNNNNNNNNNNNNNNNNNNNNNNNNNNNNNNNNNNNNNNNNNNNNNNNNNNNNNNNNNNNNNNNNNNNNNNNNNNNNNNNNNNNNNNNNNNNNNNNNNNNNNNNNNNNNNNNNNNNNNNNNNNNNNNNNNNNNNNNNNNNNNNNNNNNNNNNNNNNNNNNNNNNNNNNNNNNNNNNNNNNNNNNNNNNNNNNNNNNNNNNNNNNNNNNNNNNNNNNNNNNNNNNNNNNNNNNNNNNNNNNNNNNNNNNNNNNNNNNNNNNNNNNNNNNNNNNNNNNNNNNNNNNNNNNNNNNNNNNNNNNNNNNNNNNNNNNNNNNNNNNNNNNNNNNNNNNNNNNNNNNNNNNNNNNNNNNNNNNNNNNNNNNNNNNNNNNNNNNNNNNNNNNNNNNNNNNNNNNNNNNNNNNNNNNNNNNNNNNNNNNNNNNNNNNNNNNNNNNNNNNNNNNNNNNNNNNNNNNNNNNNNNNNNGCAGAATAACTCATGGCAACCAGTTGCTGCGCCCGTGCGAACCTACACTAAGGTTTGCTGTTGAAACCTCTTTCCAAATTCACAGTCATGCTAAGATATCTTACAAATGAATGACATTTATGCTATTAGCATTTTTCCTAATAAAAAATCCATTGTATCAACTGCATCTAATCATCATGGTTTTGTTGATTCAATGCTGACAGGTGCAAAAGGCAGGATCTGTAGGAAGATCAATTGATGTCACAACTTTCAAGAACTACGAAGAGCTGATCCGCGCGATTGAATGCATGTTCGGACTAGATGGTCTGCTGAATGACACCAAAGGTTCCGGCTGGAAACTGGTGTATGTGGATTATGAGAgtgatgttcttcttgttggggaTGATCCTTGGGAGTAAGTTTCTGCATTCTCTTGTAATGTGGATTtatgaaaatatatttatatgatgAAATAGCATGTCATCTGATAATTTCCTTCATTTAAATATTCTGCAGGGAATTTGTCGGCTGCGTTCGATGCATCAGAATCTTATCGCCTTCAGAAGTTCAACAGATGAGTGAAGAGGGAATGAAGCTTCTCAACAGTGGAGCCTTGCAAGGGATCAATGTTTGAATATTAGGTAGTGCCTATATATAATATCACTTAAGCCATTCTTTGCAATTTCATTGCAACACTGGCATCAAAGTGTTTTTTCTAATTCAAGAAAATATCTCAAAAGTAAAGTTATTTGTTGTAGAATTCCTATGTATCAACCTTGTAATGACACAAAGGTTCTATGTAATGTATGAACTAAGTGACACTTTTGGCAAAGAATGGAGTATTAGGTGTATGGAAAAAACTTGGAAGACAAGGTTGGTCTGAGTTTTAAGAAAGGTCACAGGCTAGAATGTTCCAATGAGCCAAAGATTACATACTTAATGTCATGTTGGGTGAGACATTCTTGCAAGCAAGTGGAAATATTATGCTTTATTTGCTTATAGCATATGACTTGCAACTTGTCAAATATTAGATCTGTTTCAAAATCAATTTAGACAAGTTATCCGTTAGAATGTCAATGTATAAAGACATAATTGTCgaaattattgatattttaatGTATTATTTTGTCTAAATTGATAGATACTTTAAAATTAAGGAAGTAATTAGCTATTTTTGCTCTCTTCTTGAATTAGTAACATTTTTGCATTGAATTTACATCTTGTTAACTTGATATGTGAAAACTTAAGATGCAACATGGAAATTTGTGCATTAGCTCTTGAATTTTAATACTATTCTGGTTGCTTAGTTTTTTCCCCACTTCTTTTGTTTCCCAAACTAAATATAACACCATTCGAAGCAATCCAGCAGGCAGTAGTTAAGCAACTTGTGTTCCTATGAATCATGGTAATAAATAAATGGTCAAATAGTCATCATTAGTTACATTGGTCAGATCAATTTGGAGTTCAACTGGGTGCATTTTTCAATTTAATCTTGGTTTTTGGCGCTCCAGTTAATATTTTTTGACTCCCTAGTATGGTGTCAATAATGTATTCAGAAATTGGTCTGTGATCTTGAAGTATTGTTTACTTCATTCATGGAAGTTACTTCAGCTTCACCTATCATtactttatatatttattgtttcaATCATTGTTCCAGACCTGTAATTCGAAGATGGTCTTTGGTTGAGGCAAGTCCTATCTTCTCACCACTCTATCATGGCCGGACGACCTCCGGCCAGAAACCTGTAAAAAGTACGCTGTCGCTCAAATACGAGATCATACACTTGGTGATCTGGTGTGTTTGGAAAATATAACTTCCTTTTTTAGTTCCTTTTATTCTTAGTTGTTGCCATATCTTATGGTAGTTATTACTTGCAGCCACTTTTAGGTATTCTACAACTGTCAAGGGTCGATAATGCGATATTCGATTCGAATTGAATAGTATTTTGATGTTTAAGGCAACTGAGTTGTAATCTCTTTAATTTCAAGAAAATGGTGATAGCAGCAGCCATAGGTTAAACATTATAGGGACACTATTATTATGGTGGATTGGTGGCTATGTAAAACAGCAACTGTTTGTTTCTGCCATTGAATAATGAGAAGTTTACTCAGGAAGCACACACTGACATAACATAATTCATCTCAATTACTATGTTTCATGAGAGCACAGAACGGTTCTCGAGTTATTAAAGAAATAAATAGATAGCTTCAACTTTAAGTTACTCATAATAATTAGAGACATTGCATAGTTTAAGATATTAAAAGCAAATCCATGCCCTTCATTATTGACCAACAGATGATTAAATATTGCAAGATACACACTACAACTTGCTAACAAATAAATTACGTGACATCCAAGAGAAATAATGAAATTGGAAAAGATTTGGTGCAtaacttttctttttatatttttttttgttatgtttaAGATTAAAATCTGAAACCATTTATAAAGAGAGGAAAAAAATGACTATGCAGAGTAATGTAATATTTATTACTTTTACAAatgttttattaataaaatagtggATTACTAGGTAATTTGCTTGTATTAGATATGGTAGATGTACtcccaaaaaaaaaaggtgcTATAAATTTGCTTTAACATTTGCATCTGTTGACCATGTTTCATGGGTCATAATCGTGTTGTGCAAATTTCTACTAGTTTGTAATGTTACTTCATAGTTAGGTTGTAACTTGTAAATGAATTCAATTCAACATGAAATTTGTGATTGGTAGTAAAATATTTATTCTCTTCTTGACACCTAAATATAACCTCCTATAAATGTGGTGGATATTCTGgaaaaaattagtcactaaatcaGTCACTATATATTTGTATTGTTTCAcacattttaatatgtattttatattttaatatatattttatccgAATGATTgatttttgtgtatatataacATGAAGGATGAAAAAATTAATTGTTGGAAAAATATCCAGAAGGGAATGGATGATGATTGATGAATCACATTCTTAGAAGGCAATTGGAAATGGACTACTTCTTTTAGATGCAAAAACATTCATAGCCATGTCAATTCAATTGCATTTCAACAAAAGGAACTGTAACTGAAAAATAGTAGACTTTAGTTGACTTTGTAATTTTGATACAATTCACTTTTCATTGCTAATACTTTATAGAATCATGAATAACTCTAAAACAACTAGTATCCAAATACAGAAGAATAAGATTATATGAAAAGACCAGAACTAAATCCAAATATTTATTCTATTCCCACTTCAAATGGGATTTTGATGACTCTTTAGAAGCAATTCTTCACACAAAATTATGTGTGAAAAAGAGATAGCAGAACCAAGATTCAAGAGTATTCTTCCTTTCATCTATGTCCTAATCAAACAACTAGCATCCAAATCTATACAGAACCGCCGATGAACAACTAACTCCGGCGCAGAGCATTATGCTCTAACCGGTTTCTGAAGCACAGCAGACAACACAACTTCAGATTTTCCTGATCCACTACTATCAACCTTTTCTCCTACAacccatttcaatttcttgtaacCAAACTTCTCAATCAACCTTGTCAAAGCTTGTTTCTTCTCTTCATTGGCACAATAGAAGTTGTCAATCCATAACAAACCACCAGCCCTTAAAACTCTATCAATATCAAACATCaaaaactccaacttctctaTCTTCCCTCCAACACCAACAACATCAATTGCACTTGAAGCATGAATCAGATCAAACACATTGTCATAGAAAGGGAACCTATGATCTAAGCTCAAGTAAAGAGGGAAAAGCCCTCTTGCAGCAATGAACTCACTGAATGGTGCATCAACATTGAGAGTGCTAGTGATCACAGTAACATTCCTCTCAGCCATTCTAGCTGCAAATGTTCCAGAACCACCACCAATATCAAAACCAATTCTAACACCTCCATTACTACTTCCCAAATCCAAAACATCATCAACAAGAAAATCATTCTTACTCTTAACCTTCACAAACCTTTGATTCTCATTACCATTCTTAACCAAATCAAAGCAATCAATGCATTCTTTACTCAACTTTTTCCCTTTCAAACACTCAAAACTCTTGCAATTAAGTCCACTCCAATTAACACTCTTGTTACCACTACTACCAACAACAAAAGGGTTCCAAAGAGAATTGGGAAAAGGGTTAAGTCCTACCTTTGAAACTGTCTTTGAAAAGCACCTTCTTCTTGGTAATGGCTCACACCCTTTCACAATCAGCTTCTGTGCAACACTCCAATCATCATTGCAAGGAGCATTGATCTTGTAGCTCATGTACTGTGACAACAAGTCTGAATTTTTCTCACACAAATGGCCAACAGAAGGAACCATCTCAGTGATCCCAGTTCTTGAATCTTTGCCTAGAGGTAGCTGGTGATGCTGCAGGAACATTTTCAACTCATTTGCAATGTTGGGTCTTGAAAGATCAATGCTTTCATAGCCAAGGAGCTCCTTTTCCATCTGGGCAAGTTTCTTCTGAGACAGATTAATCTCTCTCAGTATAATGGAAACTTGTTCTGAGATTATGGATATGTTCTTGTTGTTGTGAAGAATCTGAGTGTGTTTTGGTGAAGAAGTGAAAGCATAAAGAGCAAAAAGATTTGTGGTTATGACGGAGAAGATCATAACTATGTTCACAGCTGAAGAACAGAGTGTTGCTTTTCTGAATCTGGCAGTTCCATCACCAATTTTCAGAGAAACAGAACCCATTTTTTCCTTGTTCGTTTCTTACAGGTGAGAAATCACTGACACCGATGAGTGTGGAGAGTACCAAGTGAAGGTGTGATTCTAAGAGAGTAAGATCCAAAAATGGAACCTATGTCGGTTGGGCATGTTACTAGTTACAAGTACTACtatgtttttttctttgttaCTGTTCTGACCGTGTAATAATGTCTGAGATAAGAGAGATCTATAATCAACTtgccatttttattttaataaatatgtatatataaaagaatCAAACATTTTCAATTTCAGTAGGTAGCATTAGTGGAATCCAattgtttttattgaaaaaggtaCAGTTGTAACCAAGAAAAAGAGTGATTGTAGTTGTGTGGTTTAGTTTTTAGAATCTTGTTAATTTGTGCTTTAAATATACATTTTAAGAGtaccataaaaataaatattttattaaaatttgtttatttttttacattttcaattcatatatatatatatatatatattgttattataCCTTCATATCACTATACTACATTGCAAAATGCTTTGGGGAGTGTTATGCGATACAACAGATGAACCAATGCAAGCATGGGACAAGTCAAAACTCAAAAACCTTATTGTCAACCACAATAATAATTAGTGAATGCCTCGGTAAAGAAAATCATATTAACAATTATTAGTAACAGTAACATATATTTCTGTCACATAAAGTTGCTTAGTGATACAATAATAgcaataaattgaatttaaacgTAATGCGGTGCAGCCAAGTTCTTGCAGGATTCAACTTCAACTTTCTGCTTTAAACATGAATTTACCCAAACATAATTTACAGCTTAGACTTTGATTTAGGAACCCATAAAATTTACAACTTAGTAAATATGCCTATATACATCATTTACAGTTAATACAAATTAAGGGTCAAAATTTACACCTGCATCATCATATCAGGACTGAGGGCAAGTTTGCGTCTAAACAGAAATGTAGTGTAAACACTACGCAATACATTGCAttaagaggaagaagatgaattgCATATCAAGCACGGCGTTTACTCAAACGCCATGAATTTGGCTCCTGATATCTGTCATAGAGTGGTTCAATCCGCTCTTGACGCTTTCGCTTGCTCATCTTTGTAGGATCTGATACTTTGAAGAATCTTGGGGCCAATTCAACAAGCCATTTAGGATCTATCACTATGACCTCACGCATATATTCCTTAGTAGTCATAACAAGTTCATGGTAGATGACCCAACTAGGTTGTCTCTGGAACAAAGATGAACTTGGATGGATATATACAGGCTGGTTCTCAACAAGGGTTCTGTAGCCTTCCTGGGGATCCTTCCTTGCTGCATGGAAAAAGAATCCTGCAGTGATCGCCTTTCTGATCTTGGTAAAGTTTTTTCCAGCACTTACAACATCCAATTTATACCTGCATATCAGAGATGATGATTCAGATTTCAGAATCTAATTCAATCTGGCCAGCAAAATTATATGCAGAGGACCAATGACAAGATTTATGCTACAATTCACAGCAGAATATGTTAACAAGAAGCCCAATTTCGAAACATTTGGTGTCCTCTAAACATTTCACTATATTACAAAACAGTATATCTGCAGAAACATTGAGAACCTTGGtacaaaattacaattaaaagaaaacaaacaaacaagcaaaCAAGTAAACAAAGCAGCTAAAATATTTAGTAGCAGTAAATAGATATCTTACTTATCCATGATGGTGAGAAGCTGTTTCCTGACATCCTGTGCTCTCCTCAATGATCGAGATTGAACAAAGTTCTCAAAACACCATGGTCCCGAAAAATTCTTGGCTTTCCAAGCCTCATAAACAGCAAGCAGTGTGAGATGGTCACCTTCAGGCTGGAAAAACTTTGCCCTCTTCTGATCTGCTTGGGCTTGCTTTTCCCTAGGCCTGTAAAAAATATTGCCAGTCTGAATCATGGAAATTATCGTCAATATCTCATCACTACATCCAAGGTCCACACTGGCAAGTAACATCTTAGACAATGGTGGATCCAAGGGAAATTCTGCCATTTTCCTCCCCAATTTGGTTAAAAGGCCCTCTTCATCCAATGCTCCAAGACTATAGAGCTGTTCCATGGCTGAAATAATAGCTTGGGATGATGGTGGATCCATAAAATCAAAGGACAGAAGATCATTTATTCCCATAGCTTTCATGTTGAGAGTAGTCATTGCAAGATTTATCCTTTGAATCTCAGGAATCGTGGTGGGAGGCATCTCATTCCTATATGCGCTCTCAGTATATAGGCGATAGCATTTTCCAGGTCCAGTACGCCCTGCACGTCCTGCTCTTTGTTTGGCTGAAGCTTGTGATATCGGAGTTATCACCAATGAATCAAGTCCTTGTTTTGGGTTATAAACATTTTGCTTTGCAAACCCAGGATCAATAACGTAAAATATCCCATCAATAGTCAAAGAAGCCTCAGCAATGTTAGTTGCCACAACCACTTTCCTTTTCCCGGGAGGAGCAGGGTCAAATATCCTAGACTGCATTTCACTAGGAAGGGCACTATAAACAGGTAATATTATCAGTTCTGGAACATTCTTACCTAATCCCTTCATTCTTTCGTAGAGAGATTGACAAGCAAAATCAATCTCCTCTTGGCCAGTCAAGAAGAGAAGAATGTCTCCTTCAGGTTCAGTCAAGTGGATCTGTAGGACAGTGATTAAAGCTGCATCTAAGTAATCACTTTCTGGCTGCTTACTATAAAGAATCTCCACAGGGAAAGTTCTCCCGGGTATTGTAAAGATGTTACAGTTAAAGAAATATCCTGAGAACTTCTCTGCATCCAGAGTGGCAGATGTGACAATCAATCGCAACTCAGGTCTACACTGCACTAGCTGCTTAAGCAGTCCAAAAAGAACATCAGTATTAATGGTCCTTTCATGGGCTTCATCAAGCATTATGACAGAATACCGTGACAGATTCTCATCAGCCAGTATTTCCCTAAGAAGCATACCTTCGGTCATGTACTTGATTACAGTATCTGGTCCCGTAGAATCTTCAAACCGAATGGCATAACCAACTTCTTCTCCCAATCGACATCCAAACTCTTCTGCCACTCTCTTTGCAACTGACGTTGCAGCCACCCTACGAGGTTGAGTGCATCCAATTTTACCTCTTGTGGTGTAACCTGCTTCAGCAAGATACTGTGTGATCTGAGTAGTTTTGCCTGAGCCTGTTTCACCAATTACCACCAACACCTGATTATCATGGACAGCCTGAATCAATTCTTTTTTTAACTTGTAAATTGGGAGACTCTGCCTCTGTTCTTGAATAGAAAGCTTTGACCTTTGCCCAAAAGTAATGGTCTTCCCATAAGCATCCTTCTTCCATTCTGGCATATCATAGGCTGACAAACCAACACCCCTAAGCTCCTGAGCAAGATGCCTTTCACCAGACTCTGGCATAGGGTCTTCCCAAGGACGATTGAGATCCTttggaatagaatcaagcatggtGCGCTGCTGCTGTTCTCGTACTTCTCTACGCTCCTTTATAAGTGCAGACTGGAGGGCAGCAGCACGACCAAGAGAACCCTCTGGATTTTTGAAAATCTTGACAGGAGATGTATCCATTTTATGCCTGCTCTGCCCTTGCAAAAATGCCGGTTCATCCTCATTCAACTCAATCTCAAGCTCCTCCTCAGCACCTTCCTCCTCGTACATCAGCCCATCCTCCTCCTCGTCATAAGTTGGGTACTCTGAAACACTCAAAACACCTGAAGCAATCAACTGCTTTGCCTCCCATCTCTCAGGAGAGCTCATCCTCTTCAAAGGCCTCCGTGATTTACCCATATCATCCTCCTCCACAATCCCGATACCTGACAGACCCGTCCTTGCAACTGCCCCATCCTTTAAATCCTGAATCCGAAATGTGTCCTCATCACTTTTCTTCAACGGAAGATCTTTGCCAGTATGCTGATCAACATCCCTCATTGACAGACTCAACTTGTGACCAGAAACAGATATTACCTTCACATAAACCTCCTGATCCCGCTTCACCACATCCTTCGCATTACTAATCCTCTTAGTTGCAATCTGCGAAACATGCACCAGTCCTTCCTTCCCTCTATCGTCATCCAACTGAACAAAGCAACCCGTATCCATCACCCTTGAAACCCTCCCTTTATAAATCTTATACAACTCAACTTCACCACCCCCACCATGTATCGGTTCCCTCCAACCTTTCCTCTCAACACCACAGCCACCACCATCATCTTCTTTGCCATAACCATCATTTTCATCTTCATACCCATTTAACCTCCACCTCTCATATCTATCCTTATCATTATCCCTACCACTATCACTATTAATCTCTCTATCCCTTCCCCTTCTCCTAGAATCCCTTCTTTCATCATCAtaatctctatctctatctctatctctatctctatccatatctatatctatatttctattcCTATCTCTATCACTATACCTTTCATCTCTATCATATTTATCATACCTGTCCCTTCTGCCAATTCTTTCCCTTCTACCTCTGTCTGTTTCTCTGTCCCCATCTTCACCGTTTATCTCTCTGTCTCTGTCACCACCTTGTTCCTCTTTGGCTTCAGCTTCAATCTCCTTCTGCAGCTCCTTAACCCTGTCCCTATCATCCGCAATAGCCAGTGCCTTGAACTTCCCCTTGGAACCACCACCGTCCAGCTTCGAACCCTTACTGTCGCTGTTGCCGGAACCCTTCTTCGGAGGGAGAATAGCGTGGATTATCTTGAGAAGTGTCCGGACAAAATAATCGGGCAATTCGGCACCGTTCTCCTTCAGTTTCGCATCGAATTCTTCGAAGTTCTCGGAAGATCGACCCAACTCGGTGATGAACTCAGCAAGTACCTTATCAGCGTTTCCGGTGTGAGACTCCATTTCTGTGCAAACCTTCGAAACGAGAGACAAGTACTCGAGCTTCTTCAACAAATCCTGTGAACTCTCCACCGCCATGGCTTTGATTAAGAACCGAAGCTCGAACGATGAATTCGGAGTTAGCGTAGATTCGTGGTGTTATGTAAATGAAAATTTGGGGTAAAAGCGAGCATCTTTCAGATCAGAGGAACCGTAATTGGGAtcaaacaaaagaagaaagaaacaaaaaccctAACAGAAATTGTGTAAGGTAATTAAACCcagaaacttttaaattttaatacgaAGATGACGGTTAAACATTATCCTAATCTTAAGGTGGTTATTCTTTTAAGCtaattgttattataattttttttaaagtcaaCGTCTTAGAAAGATTTTTAAATAATTGCCTTcagtttatatatatttattttagttgACAGATTCGTTGAgagattaattaatatttattattaattagaataataaaatattgataatattattcatatactaaatattttttatattcgtgtgactatcaataattaattatttttttattatttttttagttattaaaattaaaaaatatacatataataaacttaataaatattattctaaatatataacaaattaaaaatataaaaacaacaaaaaatatataataaagataattttatttattaaatcataagaaataatattatttaattattaatctatGATACTTACATCAAGGTGATGTAAGAACCATAAACTCTTAAGGtactaaactaccaaacataaaaaaatcctaaattaaaattttatttcttctttgcaTAATAGTTGAATGGGCTAGCACAAACAGCTTCAACTGCAAATCTATTTTGTTCAACCTTGCAACCAGTGGATCCCAAAATTCTCTCAGAAACATGAACAGAACACTTAGATTTGCCAAGACATTTCTCCTTCAAGTGTTGCAAAGTATTAGAAGCTTCACATTGAGATTTAGTAAATGATCCACATTGACCTTGTGGTTGACCGAAGCTTACAAATTTAAATTCGGAGATGACTTGATTTTCATGGCAGCTAAGTTCCAAAGTGTTGCCTTCATAAGCATTCGCACAGATATTTCCAATTGTCACCGTCGCAAATTTTATGTTAAATGGGTGTCCTCCCATCTCTTCAAACAAAACTAACTCATTCTCGTCTTCCTCGTTAAGGAATGATCTTGGAATATGATacctacaaattaaattaaattaaacaatctTGCAtggtcaaaataaaaaatattaaaaaaattaaatttaattaaaaataattaattaccattgTTGAGTAGGCTTTCCACAACCGGTAGCACATTTGCTAGAAGTATATGCACCACGGAAATCACAAGTTGTAGAACAACCATTATCATCAGCAAGATAAGTTGGCCAATACCTACCAATGTTGTTGCCATTAACCCAAGCTTGACCCTTTCCTAAACCACTCAAATCCACCGCTACTGGATCATTTCCAATTGGACTATTGAATTTTGTCTGAAATAAAATGTATCATTAGTTAAATAATAAGATATAAAAGAAATTAACAAGTAATTAAGTGTGTAAATAATGATTACCTTGTACCAAGTGAAAATCCTATCTGTTGGGAGACCTGTTTTGAGCCAACCAAGACTGTTCTTCTCATAATGTTTGGCATTTTCACCATGCAATCCAATTTTGTAGTTCCACACATTGTTTGTGATGTTCTTCACCACCTCATCACCACTTTCATCATGTGTTACCAAGTGAATTGGACCACCAACACCCACTTCCACATTGTCAAAGTATGCACCATAGTTCTATACACATAAAagagattaattaattaattaattattgttaataataagaataaacatTATTATTAAGTATTAAGTCTATTATTTTCAAACCAAAAACCGCTAAAAAATCGAACAATTCTTTTAGTTTATCGATTAACTGTTGGTTCGACcaattttttattggttttttattAAGCAATTTTTGACTTCATCCGAACCAACTAGGTGATTAGTTTTTGGTTAATCTAATTGAACCGGATGGTCCGGTTCGATTTTCAAAACCATGATATTAACAATGTAATTAACTTACTGGTAAGCCAACTGTGGCACTAAGGAGAGAAATCTCATTGGTCCCAGCCTTCAATGTGACATTGGTTTCAAAAGAGAATTGGTATTGTCCATTTTTAGCATATTGGGAACCTGATAATGTGAGACATTCacagattaattaattaaagaatgATTAGTgtgacaataataacaataattaaataattaattaatgaaaattACCTGCATGTTTTCCATTAACAAATGCATGAAGTACGTGACCATTGGTATTGATTCTGAGCTGAACATCCTTCTTAGTCCACATATTATCATCAACATTAACACTGAGGAATAAAAGATTTTGTTAAACAAAAATCATTAACACTAAGTATAGCAAATTagcaaccatatatatatataattaaagagaaaatattattaattacctGGTAATGTACCACAAGTAATCAGAGGTACCATTTGTGACAAGCTTTTGATCCAAAAGTTGAGGAGCACTTAGGGCAACATTACCAAgaatttttccatttttcatttgTTCAAAAGGTTCATGTCTCCATTGCCATTTCAAATTATAAGATTCATCATCATTGTCTGCAGCTTCATTCTCCTTCATCACCATTACGGATGTTTGAACATTGACCTGAACATatttataataactaattaaaaaatagttcTTTTAAATTGTTAATCAAATAAGAGTGAATACCCCACTCaccctgacaattacctcgaaaggatAACGAGATCCCAAGaaaaaaaacacccaatccgATATCTGATCTTTTTTTTGggcaaaaaaaaataacattaacttTATTGTCAGGGGTCGGATTGGATCTTTTTTTTGTCAAGGATCTTATTGTTTTTTGAGGTAATTGTCAGGAgctattttgagtttttctcatcaaataataatgataatgattaattaattaataattacctTGGCAGTGCTATAAGCTTCATTAGAGCAATCTGGAAGAATAGACACAGACCAAGCTGGAACATTATATTGATTGTTCTGGAAATTAATTGAAGCATCATATGAATTATTTGCATTGCCAAGGAAGCAAGCTGATTTTCCA
This window contains:
- the LOC112757936 gene encoding beta-galactosidase 15, with the translated sequence MGIRMASYAAFLFLCMALMSFTIEAMNVSYDGRAITFNGKRKILFSGSIHYPRSTAEMWPSLIKKAKEGGLDVIETYVFWNAHEPHYRQYDFTGNLDLVRFIKTVQNEGLKAMLRIGPYVCAEWNYGGFPVWLHNIPGIEFRTNNAQFEHEMKNFTTLIVDMMNHEKLFASQGGPIILAQIENEYGNIMSSYGDDGKKYVNWCANLAQSYQVGIPWVMCQQDNAPDPMLNSCNGFYCDQFYPNSQNKPKMWTENWTGWFKNWGGQIPHRTAEDVAFAVGRFFQYGGTYQNYYMYHGGTNFGRTSGGPYITTSYDYDAPLDEYGNLNQPKWGHLKKLHEVLKSIEDVLVNGHRRDVEYGNMVTATIYSHGGKSACFLGNANNSYDASINFQNNQYNVPAWSVSILPDCSNEAYSTAKVNVQTSVMVMKENEAADNDDESYNLKWQWRHEPFEQMKNGKILGNVALSAPQLLDQKLVTNGTSDYLWYITSVNVDDNMWTKKDVQLRINTNGHVLHAFVNGKHAGSQYAKNGQYQFSFETNVTLKAGTNEISLLSATVGLPNYGAYFDNVEVGVGGPIHLVTHDESGDEVVKNITNNVWNYKIGLHGENAKHYEKNSLGWLKTGLPTDRIFTWYKTKFNSPIGNDPVAVDLSGLGKGQAWVNGNNIGRYWPTYLADDNGCSTTCDFRGAYTSSKCATGCGKPTQQWYHIPRSFLNEEDENELVLFEEMGGHPFNIKFATVTIGNICANAYEGNTLELSCHENQVISEFKFVSFGQPQGQCGSFTKSQCEASNTLQHLKEKCLGKSKCSVHVSERILGSTGCKVEQNRFAVEAVCASPFNYYAKKK